Within Caldanaerovirga acetigignens, the genomic segment GAGGTTGACGTAGCAATTATAGCCGGATTAGGGGGTGAAACTATATGGAGCATATTGGAGAAATCTCCCGACATCGTGAATTCTCTTTGCGCAATTATACTTCAGCCCATGAAAAATGCGCACAGATTGAGGAAGGTCCTTTTTGAGAATTGTTTTGAAATAACGGAAGAACGCGTGGTATGCAACAAGGGAAGGTACTTCGAAATAATTGTGGTAAAAAAGGGGACTTCCTGCTTTTTCAGCGAAGAGGATGTAATACTGGGTCCCGTATTGAAACAAAAGCGAACTCCGGAAGTACTTGAATATATCGAAGCGCGCCTCAATCGACTTTTTATTAAATTGAGGGAACTGGAAGGTCAAAACAGCGAGCATGCCAAAAAGGCAAGAAAATCCATGCTTAGGGAGATGGAATTGTTAAAAGGGGTGTTGGAAGAATGATCAGCATTCAGACTGTGATTAATTTGATAGAAAAGTTCGCTCCCAAAAAGCTTTCTTTAGAATGGGACAACGTAGGTTTGATGGTGGGAGCAAGCTCGGCGAAAGTAAAAAAGATACTCGTTGTACTTACAGTTACGCCCGGGGTGGTAGAATACGCCGCCTCAAGCGGCGTGGACCTGATTATTTCACACCATCCTTTCATTTTCAAACCTTTGAATTCCGTAAGGCAGGATTTACCAGTAGGGAAAATGATTATAGAGGCAATAAAGCATGATATAGCGATTTATTCTGCCCATACGAATCTGGATGTGGCAAAAGGAGGGATTAACGACCTTTTGGCGCAAAAATTAGGACTTGAAAAGGTAGAGGTGCTGGAAAAGACCTTCGAGGAACCGTTAAAAAAGATTGTGGTATACGTTCCTAAAGGATACGAGGAAGTGGTAAGGGATTCTATGGGTGATGCTGGTGCCGGACATATAGGGAATTACAGCCATTGCAGTTTCAATATTTCGGGTATTGGGACTTTCAAGCCTCTAGAGGGTTCGAATCCTTTTTTGGGGCGGCAAGGCGAGTTGGAAAGAGTGGAAGAAGTCAGGGTCGAGACCATTGCTCCCGCATCCCGGGTCAAAAAAATATTAAATGCAATGTTGAAAGTCCACCCGTACGAAGAAGTTGCTTACGATATTTATCCTGTGGAAAATGAAGGATGCGCTTTTGGATTAGGCCGAATAGGCTACCTAAAAACTCCCGTGACCTTAGGGGAACTCTGCCGTATTGTCAAACAAAAGCTAGAAGTAAAGTATTTGCGGGTGGTAGGGGAGTCCGATAGGAAGGTTTCTAAAATTGCCTTATGCGGCGGAGCAGGAGGAAGTCTTATATCGAAAGCAGTTTTTGCGGGGGCCGATGCTTACATAACGGGAGATATAAAGTACCACGAAGCTGAGGAAGCGAAAGCTTCCGGTATAGCCTTGATAGATGCTGGGCATTACTCTACGGAAAAGATAATATTAAATTTCCTGGTCGAGTATTTAAAGAAGGAACTGGCGGAGCTGGAAAGTGACGTTTCTGTAGAGGTTTATGATGAAGGCGACCCAATAAAAATAGTTTAAATAATAAAAAGCTGGAAATCATCTTCAAATCAGAAAAATATAAAAACAATACAATCCCTAGAGATTGAAAAATATAACCGAAATTGATAAAATAAAAAAAGAACCGCCAATAATCTTATGTCAATGCTTTCAGGGGGTGAGTGCCCATAGGTGCATAGTATATCGTGAGATTTGCGGTAAAATACATATAAATATAAGTAATTAAATAACAGGAGGTATTATGGAGAGGTTAAAAGTATACGTAGACGGAGCTTCCCGGGGAAATCCTGGAGATGCAGGGATTGGCATAGTGATGTTGGATGAAAACGGTAACGTGGTTAAAGAAATGAGCGACTACATCGGGCAAACAACGAACAACATAGCTGAGTACACGGCTCTTATAACTGCCCTGAAAGAGGCGCTCGAGATGGGCTGCGAAGAAGTCGAAGTATTTTCCGACAGCGAGC encodes:
- a CDS encoding tRNA (adenine(22)-N(1))-methyltransferase, whose product is MKLSERLLEIAGLVPRGSCVSDVGTDHALLPVYLVKNGIAQRVIAVEARYGPWMRARENVKKAGLSDFIDVRLGDGFEPLKPGEVDVAIIAGLGGETIWSILEKSPDIVNSLCAIILQPMKNAHRLRKVLFENCFEITEERVVCNKGRYFEIIVVKKGTSCFFSEEDVILGPVLKQKRTPEVLEYIEARLNRLFIKLRELEGQNSEHAKKARKSMLREMELLKGVLEE
- a CDS encoding ribonuclease HI family protein gives rise to the protein MERLKVYVDGASRGNPGDAGIGIVMLDENGNVVKEMSDYIGQTTNNIAEYTALITALKEALEMGCEEVEVFSDSELMVKQINGQYQIKNEGIKRLYSQVTQLMKEFRSFSINHVRREYNKRADELANEGIDMALGEEEVIDI
- a CDS encoding Nif3-like dinuclear metal center hexameric protein; translation: MISIQTVINLIEKFAPKKLSLEWDNVGLMVGASSAKVKKILVVLTVTPGVVEYAASSGVDLIISHHPFIFKPLNSVRQDLPVGKMIIEAIKHDIAIYSAHTNLDVAKGGINDLLAQKLGLEKVEVLEKTFEEPLKKIVVYVPKGYEEVVRDSMGDAGAGHIGNYSHCSFNISGIGTFKPLEGSNPFLGRQGELERVEEVRVETIAPASRVKKILNAMLKVHPYEEVAYDIYPVENEGCAFGLGRIGYLKTPVTLGELCRIVKQKLEVKYLRVVGESDRKVSKIALCGGAGGSLISKAVFAGADAYITGDIKYHEAEEAKASGIALIDAGHYSTEKIILNFLVEYLKKELAELESDVSVEVYDEGDPIKIV